The bacterium genome contains the following window.
AACCGCGACGGTACCGCCAACGTTGTTCGCGAGACCGTTCGAGCCGGAGTTCGCCGCTTCGTTCACATGAGTTCGGTATCGGTCTACGGACGAGTAGCCGAGGTCGAACTCACCGAAGACGCGCCCCTTCGTCGCATCGGCGACCCGTACGGCGACACGAAGGCCGATGCCGAGGAAATCGTCACGGCACGCGCGGACGTTGGCGATCTCGACCTGACGATCTTGCGGCCTACGGTGATCTGGGGTCCTGGGGACGTCTTGTTCCTCCCGAAGCTGATCGAGAATCTCTCCAGTGGGAGAGCGCGGGTCGTAGGCCCCGGGACGAACATCGTGGACGCCGTTCATGTGGACGACGTCGCTCGGCTGGTGACAACCACGCTCGCCAATCACGCCTCGATCGGCGGGGTGTACAACGTCAACAACCCTGGGAACCCGACCTGGAGTGAGCTCGTGGCAGGCCTCGCGACGGCCGTCGGCGCCCCGCCTCCGGGGCGTCGCCTGCCCTACCCCCTCGCCTTTCTGGTCGCCTCGATGATGGAAGCGTACTCGGCACTCACTGGACGATCGCCGCGGCTCACTCGCTATTCGGTCCGGGTGATCGGCCGGAGGTATCGCTATGTAATCGATCGTGCGCGAAAGGAACTCGATTTCAGCCCCCGGATCCCCCTCACGCCATCCGCCGCGAAGGAGACGATCTCCGCGGGATGAGAGGCGGGGATCGAAACCCGCTGAAGGCCATCCATCCCGGAGCGAGTCCATGAGATTCCGGGGCGCCAGCGGCAGCACGACCGGAAACGAGAAGGACGCCCGCTCCGTCCTCGCGCTCTTCGGCTGGCCGCGCCTGGCCGGAGGCCAACCGATCGCCGCCGCTCGGGACGGACTCGCATTCCGGCGGCTGATCCAGAATTCGACCGGGATTCAGTCCGCAGTCTGGACCGATCCGAGTTTGAAGGCTGCCGGACCGGAAGACACGCGATCTGTGGCAGCAGGTACTGCTGACGAACCCTGGCAACTGACCGTCCTGGACTTCCATGCTCAGGCACTGCCTTCAACTAGGCTGAAATCTTGATCCACGCTGGGCGTACCTTCACGGCGGGAACCGATAGACGGGCCCCATTCGCGAGGCGCAGGTTCGTCCCATTCGACTAGCAAGGAACCCACATGAAGCACTACTTCCACCCCCGAAGCCGGGCTGCCACGACGGTTTGGATGCTCGAGGAGCTCGGTGCCCCGCACGAGGCGATCGTCGTCGATTTCACGACTGGGGAGAACAACACGCCCGAGTTTCGGGCGATCAATCCAATGGGGAAAGTGCCCGCGCTCGTCGACGGCAATGTGGTGGTGACGGAAGCGGCCGCAATCTGCGCCTACCTCGCCGACAAGTTCGCTGACAAGGGCCTCGCACCGCCCATCGACTCGACCGCCCGGGCGAAGTACTACCGCTACCTCTTCTTCCCTGGCACCACTCTCGAGCCACTTCTTTCAGTGGCCCAGCTCGGGGTCGAGGTCGAGAACCCTTCATCCCTTGGATGGGGTGACATGGAACGAGGATTGGCGGCTGTCGAGTCCATGACTCCGGACGAGGGCTGGGCTCTGGGTGAACAGTTCACGGCGGCTGACGTCGTCTTCGGGGCAATGCTCGATTTCTCGGTCCGCTTCGACTGGATGAAGGCGTCGCCGAAGGTCGCCGCCTACGTGGAGCGCATCAGAGCGCGGCCCGCATACAAGGCGAGTCACCCCGATGGATGAACACCCCCCGTCCGGCGCCACCGGGAATCCCTTCGGTCCTTCCTAGACCTCGAAGGCGGGAAAGCGGGCGCGAGCAGGGTCGAGGCAGTCCTGGTAGAAGCAAAGCGTCCCCAGGCGCCCTTCGTAGAGGGACCACGGACGATCGGCGGCACGCTGCGCTTGCGTCACGCGATCGCTCCATGAGAAGCGCGCGAACTGGAGGGCACGATCGAGTTGTGTCTCTTCCCCCGTCGCGCGGTAGAGCGCGAGGAACGCGTAGGCGTTTCCGGCGATCCCGTGACAGAGCCCGTTTCCCTTTCGCAACAGCCCGTACCGCCATACATGCTCCGCTGCCCTCTGGGCGGCCTCCAGATAGGACCGCTCCCCGAAGACTTCGTACGCGCGCGCGAACAAGAACACGGCCCCCGTCGTGCCGTTGCACCAGTGGACCTGATCGGTGAAGACTCCTGGGGCCGAGTGGAGAGACGGCAGGACTTCGAGCATGCCACGCTCCGCCTCCACGCAGTCCACGAGGCAATCGAGCGAAGCGCGGACTTCTCCACTCGCTCCGAGCTGTTCCAACAATT
Protein-coding sequences here:
- a CDS encoding NAD-dependent epimerase/dehydratase family protein; this encodes MRVLLTGASGFLGRRIMALLRADGHTVTALLLPEEPEASLLADGFVRGDITRPESLLGAMEDQDAVVHLAGAVGYGQSFARCRSLNRDGTANVVRETVRAGVRRFVHMSSVSVYGRVAEVELTEDAPLRRIGDPYGDTKADAEEIVTARADVGDLDLTILRPTVIWGPGDVLFLPKLIENLSSGRARVVGPGTNIVDAVHVDDVARLVTTTLANHASIGGVYNVNNPGNPTWSELVAGLATAVGAPPPGRRLPYPLAFLVASMMEAYSALTGRSPRLTRYSVRVIGRRYRYVIDRARKELDFSPRIPLTPSAAKETISAG
- a CDS encoding glutathione S-transferase family protein, whose protein sequence is MKHYFHPRSRAATTVWMLEELGAPHEAIVVDFTTGENNTPEFRAINPMGKVPALVDGNVVVTEAAAICAYLADKFADKGLAPPIDSTARAKYYRYLFFPGTTLEPLLSVAQLGVEVENPSSLGWGDMERGLAAVESMTPDEGWALGEQFTAADVVFGAMLDFSVRFDWMKASPKVAAYVERIRARPAYKASHPDG